From one Acidibrevibacterium fodinaquatile genomic stretch:
- a CDS encoding L-lactate permease has product MFNQLLTPVAGSLPLSFVIAALPIAVVLALLGVAQRPAWQSSLAGLIVGLVIAIGVWQMPAGLAFDSVANGIVFAVWPVMWIVFTALLLYNIAVAAGRFDAFRDWVLEHLPNDRRVILVVVAFCFGALLEGIAGFGTPVAITSSLLIMVGFRPLEALTYTLIFNTAPVAFGALGVPITVLGAVTHLPALPLGQMVGRQLPFFAFILPFYVMALYGGRRSLAAVWPMLLIAGASFALTQFVVSNYVNYALTDVLSSLVSLIVTVSFLKIWRPAHDPAYAVASSIREGARHATLSPWSAWLPWVLVSVVVIVWTILKIFLIGDMKIAWPGLHKAVFITLYKTPYAAIWDFQPLGTGTAILLAAVIAAALMGVGPAGFFKAIGDTWRQTRIAILTVALIVGLAFLMNYSGMTYTLGLGVASLGILFPLVSPFLGWVAVFLSGSDTSGNALFGNLQVVAANQLQLNPVLIAATNSSGGVMGKMISPQNIATGVSTTELKGQEGVVFARTFIHSIIMTILLGLLVLVQQYIIPGIIPTP; this is encoded by the coding sequence ATGTTCAACCAGCTATTGACGCCGGTGGCGGGAAGTTTGCCGCTTTCCTTCGTGATCGCGGCCTTGCCGATTGCCGTCGTACTCGCGCTGCTCGGCGTCGCGCAGCGTCCGGCGTGGCAATCCTCGCTCGCTGGGCTGATCGTTGGCCTCGTCATCGCGATCGGGGTCTGGCAAATGCCGGCGGGACTTGCCTTCGATTCGGTCGCCAACGGCATCGTCTTTGCCGTCTGGCCGGTGATGTGGATCGTCTTCACCGCCCTTCTGCTTTATAATATCGCGGTGGCCGCCGGGCGCTTCGATGCGTTCCGCGACTGGGTCTTAGAGCATCTCCCCAATGACCGCCGGGTCATCCTGGTGGTGGTGGCGTTCTGTTTCGGCGCCCTCCTCGAAGGCATCGCCGGGTTCGGAACGCCGGTCGCGATCACCTCTTCCCTCCTGATCATGGTCGGCTTCCGGCCGCTCGAGGCGCTCACCTATACGCTGATTTTCAACACCGCGCCGGTTGCCTTCGGCGCGCTCGGCGTTCCCATCACCGTGCTCGGCGCGGTGACGCACCTGCCGGCATTGCCGCTCGGGCAGATGGTCGGGCGGCAATTGCCGTTCTTCGCCTTCATCCTGCCCTTCTACGTCATGGCGCTTTATGGCGGGCGGCGCTCGCTCGCCGCGGTCTGGCCGATGCTGCTCATCGCCGGCGCGAGCTTCGCGCTCACCCAGTTCGTCGTCTCCAATTACGTCAATTATGCCCTGACCGACGTGCTGTCCTCGCTGGTTTCGCTCATCGTCACCGTCAGCTTCCTCAAAATCTGGCGCCCGGCGCATGATCCGGCTTACGCCGTTGCGAGCAGCATCCGCGAGGGCGCCCGCCACGCGACGCTGAGCCCGTGGTCGGCCTGGCTCCCTTGGGTGCTGGTCTCGGTCGTGGTGATCGTCTGGACGATCCTGAAAATCTTCCTGATCGGCGATATGAAAATCGCCTGGCCGGGTTTGCACAAAGCGGTGTTCATCACCCTCTATAAGACGCCCTATGCCGCGATCTGGGATTTCCAGCCGCTCGGCACCGGCACCGCGATCCTGCTCGCCGCCGTGATCGCGGCGGCGCTGATGGGGGTCGGGCCGGCTGGTTTCTTCAAGGCGATCGGCGATACCTGGCGTCAGACCCGGATCGCCATCCTGACCGTCGCCCTCATCGTCGGTCTCGCCTTTTTGATGAATTATTCCGGCATGACCTATACGCTCGGCCTCGGGGTTGCCTCGCTCGGTATCCTGTTCCCGCTGGTCTCGCCGTTTCTCGGCTGGGTCGCGGTGTTTCTCTCAGGGAGCGACACCTCGGGTAACGCCCTGTTCGGCAATCTCCAGGTGGTGGCGGCGAACCAGCTTCAGCTCAACCCGGTGCTGATCGCCGCGACCAATTCCTCCGGCGGCGTCATGGGCAAGATGATCTCGCCGCAGAACATCGCGACCGGGGTTTCGACCACCGAACTCAAGGGCCAGGAGGGGGTGGTCTTCGCCCGCACCTTCATCCACAGCATCATCATGACGATCTTGCTCGGTCTGCTGGTGCTGGTGCAGCAATATATCATCCCCGGGATCATTCCGACGCCTTGA
- the glmU gene encoding bifunctional UDP-N-acetylglucosamine diphosphorylase/glucosamine-1-phosphate N-acetyltransferase GlmU, with the protein MSATAVILAAGLGTRMKSARPKALHPLAGRPMLAHLIATCETVFSRVIVVIGPEMEALARLAAPHKVVIQEERRGTGHAALMAAPAFGEGEVAVLYADNPLIEGATLARLLARRRAGDAALALLAMRPADPGHYGRVITADGYVRRIVEWADANEAERAETLCNAGVFAADAGDLRRWLETLTPDNAKGELYLTDIVGRAVAEGAAVAAIEAPEAECRGINSRAELASAEAMLQARLRAAAMAAGVTMVAPETVFLAADTELAPDVTLGPNVVFGPGVRVAAGAEIRAFSHLEGCTVGEEAIIGPFARLRPGTVIAAGAHVGNFVELKAAHLGPGAKANHLTYLGDAEIGAGANIGAGTITCNYDGTNKYRTVIGAGAFIGSDTALVAPVSVGAGAITAAGSVITEDVAPEALAIARGRQVTKPGRARQLRERAQAQKRSKEQG; encoded by the coding sequence ATGAGCGCAACCGCCGTCATTCTCGCCGCCGGCCTCGGCACCCGCATGAAATCGGCGCGGCCGAAGGCGCTGCATCCGCTTGCCGGGCGGCCGATGCTCGCCCATCTCATCGCCACCTGCGAGACGGTGTTTTCCCGCGTCATCGTCGTCATCGGCCCGGAGATGGAGGCGCTCGCCCGCCTTGCCGCGCCGCACAAGGTGGTGATCCAGGAAGAGCGCCGCGGCACCGGCCATGCCGCGCTGATGGCAGCCCCCGCTTTCGGCGAGGGTGAGGTCGCGGTGCTCTACGCCGATAACCCGCTGATCGAGGGCGCGACGCTGGCGCGCCTTCTCGCCCGCCGGCGCGCCGGCGACGCGGCGCTGGCGCTGCTCGCCATGCGCCCGGCCGACCCTGGCCATTACGGCCGGGTGATCACCGCCGACGGCTATGTGCGGCGGATCGTCGAATGGGCTGATGCCAATGAGGCCGAGCGCGCCGAGACGCTGTGCAATGCCGGGGTTTTCGCCGCCGATGCCGGCGATCTCCGGCGCTGGCTCGAGACGCTGACCCCAGACAACGCCAAGGGGGAACTCTATCTCACCGATATCGTCGGCCGTGCCGTCGCCGAGGGTGCGGCTGTCGCCGCGATCGAGGCGCCGGAGGCGGAATGCCGCGGCATCAATTCCCGCGCCGAACTCGCGAGCGCCGAGGCGATGCTGCAGGCGCGGCTTCGCGCCGCGGCGATGGCGGCGGGGGTGACGATGGTCGCACCCGAGACCGTGTTTCTCGCCGCCGATACCGAACTCGCGCCCGATGTGACGCTCGGCCCGAACGTCGTCTTCGGCCCTGGCGTGCGCGTTGCCGCCGGCGCCGAAATCCGTGCTTTTTCCCATCTCGAGGGCTGCACGGTGGGGGAAGAGGCGATCATCGGCCCGTTCGCGCGCCTCCGTCCCGGCACGGTGATCGCCGCCGGCGCCCATGTCGGCAATTTCGTCGAGCTCAAAGCCGCCCATCTCGGCCCTGGCGCCAAAGCCAATCATCTCACCTATCTCGGGGATGCCGAAATCGGCGCCGGGGCCAATATCGGCGCCGGCACCATCACCTGCAATTACGATGGCACCAACAAATATCGGACAGTGATCGGCGCTGGCGCCTTCATCGGCTCCGATACCGCGCTGGTCGCGCCGGTCAGCGTCGGCGCCGGCGCCATCACCGCCGCCGGCAGTGTCATCACCGAGGATGTCGCTCCCGAGGCGCTGGCGATCGCGCGCGGGCGGCAGGTCACGAAGCCGGGGCGGGCGCGGCAATTGCGTGAGCGGGCACAAGCGCAAAAGCGCAGTAAGGAGCAAGGCTGA
- a CDS encoding L-lactate permease, with amino-acid sequence MFNQPLTPVAGSLPLSFVIAALPIVVVLVLLGIAQRPAWQASLAGLIVGLVIALGVWRFPASLALAAVANGAAFALLPVIWIVVNALLLYHLAAAAGRIDAFRDWILVHLPDDRRSVLVVVAFCFGALLEGIAGGGTPVAITSSLLIMVGFRPLEALTYTLIFNTTPVAFGGFGVPITVLGAVTNLPTVVLGQEVGRQLPVFSFILPFYVVALYGGRRSLAAVWPMLLVAGGSFALTQFVVSNYVNYALTDVLSSLVSLIVTVGFLKIWRPAHDPDYAIASRIRDGARHETLSPWSAWLPWVLVSAVVIAWTVLGVFLIGDVKIPWPGLHKAVFITLYNKPYAAIWDFQPLGTGTAILLSAVIAAGLMGVGPRGFARAVVATWQQIWLAMLTVILIVGLAYLMNYSGMTYTLGLGVASLGLLFPLVSPFLGWVGVFLSGTDAASNALFGNLQVVAANQLHLDPVLIAATNSSGGVMGKMISPQNIAVGVSTTALKGREGVVLARTFVHSVVFTLLVGILLLVQQYIIP; translated from the coding sequence ATGTTCAACCAGCCCTTGACGCCGGTGGCGGGGAGTCTGCCGCTCTCTTTCGTCATCGCCGCCTTGCCGATCGTCGTCGTGCTGGTGTTGCTCGGCATCGCGCAGCGCCCCGCTTGGCAAGCGTCCCTCGCCGGGCTCATCGTCGGCCTCGTCATCGCGCTCGGCGTCTGGCGTTTCCCCGCCAGCCTCGCGCTCGCCGCGGTTGCCAACGGCGCCGCTTTCGCGCTGCTTCCGGTGATCTGGATCGTCGTCAACGCGCTCTTGCTTTATCATCTCGCCGCCGCCGCCGGGCGGATCGATGCGTTTCGCGACTGGATCCTGGTGCATCTCCCCGATGATCGCCGGAGTGTTCTGGTGGTGGTCGCATTCTGCTTCGGCGCCCTGCTCGAAGGCATCGCCGGCGGCGGGACGCCGGTTGCGATCACCAGTTCGCTCCTCATCATGGTTGGCTTCCGGCCGCTCGAGGCGCTCACCTATACGCTCATTTTCAACACAACCCCGGTCGCCTTCGGCGGCTTTGGCGTCCCCATCACCGTGCTCGGCGCGGTGACCAATCTGCCCACCGTCGTGCTCGGGCAGGAGGTCGGACGGCAATTGCCAGTCTTTTCCTTCATCTTGCCGTTTTACGTTGTCGCGCTTTATGGCGGGCGGCGCTCGCTCGCGGCGGTCTGGCCGATGCTGCTGGTCGCTGGCGGCAGTTTCGCCCTCACCCAGTTCGTGGTCTCGAACTACGTCAATTATGCCCTGACCGACGTGCTGTCCTCGCTGGTTTCGCTCATCGTCACCGTCGGCTTCCTCAAAATCTGGCGGCCGGCGCATGATCCCGACTACGCCATCGCGAGCCGCATCCGCGACGGCGCTCGCCATGAGACGCTGAGCCCGTGGTCGGCCTGGCTTCCTTGGGTGCTGGTCTCGGCCGTGGTCATCGCCTGGACCGTCCTCGGGGTCTTCCTGATCGGCGATGTGAAAATCCCCTGGCCAGGTCTGCACAAGGCGGTGTTCATCACCCTTTATAACAAGCCCTATGCGGCGATCTGGGATTTCCAGCCGCTCGGCACCGGCACCGCGATCCTCCTCTCCGCCGTGATCGCGGCCGGGTTGATGGGGGTCGGGCCGCGCGGCTTCGCCAGGGCGGTCGTCGCCACTTGGCAGCAGATTTGGCTTGCGATGCTGACCGTGATCCTCATCGTCGGCCTCGCCTATCTGATGAATTATTCCGGCATGACCTATACGCTCGGGCTCGGCGTCGCCTCCCTCGGACTGCTGTTTCCCCTGGTTTCGCCGTTTCTCGGCTGGGTCGGGGTTTTTCTCTCCGGCACCGATGCCGCGAGCAATGCCTTGTTCGGCAATCTTCAGGTGGTGGCGGCGAACCAGCTCCATCTCGATCCGGTGCTGATCGCCGCGACCAATTCTTCGGGCGGCGTCATGGGCAAGATGATCTCACCGCAGAACATCGCGGTCGGCGTCTCGACGACGGCGCTGAAAGGCCGCGAAGGGGTGGTTTTGGCGCGCACTTTCGTCCACAGCGTGGTCTTCACGCTCCTGGTCGGTATTTTGTTGCTAGTGCAGCAATATATCATTCCGTAG
- the cobT gene encoding cobaltochelatase subunit CobT, which produces MGASADNSRSEAFKRATSGALRAIAAVPDVDVAYQPGAAGLIGKRARLPLPTRALPPAEIAKLRGAADSLAVRLRYHDAALHSARSPASREAREVFDALEQARVEVIGARHMAGVAANLEARLLESVTADGQPLSRREQLPLAQALALLARERMAGQAAPAALQKALGEWREGLGDEAAAAFAALADAKDDQSAFARIARKLLATLAIAEAEAEASESEEGGEGAESPDGPEDNAPQAAGDAESEAEQLMGASEEAADGEAGEEETGDADEKDGAAEGDERPGGMRPPPSAPAGAHEPGYHAYARAFDEEVTAEALCDADELSRLRQQLDQQLQHLQGVVSKLANRLQRRLLAQQTRAWEFDLEEGMLDVGRLARVVVNPLQSLSYKRERETEFRDTVVTLLIDNSGSMRGRPITVAAMCGDILARTLERCAVKVEILGFTTRAWKGGQSRERWVADGKPRDPGRLNDLRHIIYKAADAPWRRARKNLGLMLREGLLKENIDGEALLWAYRRLVVRPEHRRILMVISDGAPVDDSTLSVNPGNYLERHLREVIREIERAGAVELTAIGIGHDVTRYYRRAVTIVDAEELGGTMMKKLAELFDEDDAAAWARVSAERAPLVA; this is translated from the coding sequence ATGGGCGCCTCCGCCGATAACAGCCGCAGCGAAGCCTTCAAACGGGCCACCTCCGGGGCGCTCCGTGCCATCGCCGCGGTGCCGGATGTCGATGTCGCCTATCAGCCCGGCGCCGCCGGCCTGATCGGCAAACGGGCGCGCCTGCCGTTGCCGACGCGCGCCCTGCCCCCCGCCGAAATCGCCAAGCTGCGCGGCGCCGCCGACAGTCTCGCGGTGCGTCTCCGCTATCACGATGCGGCGCTGCACAGCGCCCGCAGCCCGGCCAGCCGCGAGGCGCGCGAGGTGTTCGACGCCCTGGAACAAGCGCGGGTCGAGGTCATCGGCGCCCGTCACATGGCGGGCGTTGCCGCCAATCTCGAGGCGCGGCTGCTCGAGAGCGTCACCGCCGACGGCCAGCCGCTCAGCCGGCGCGAGCAACTGCCGCTGGCGCAAGCGCTGGCCTTGCTCGCGCGCGAACGCATGGCCGGCCAGGCGGCGCCGGCGGCGCTGCAGAAGGCGCTCGGAGAGTGGCGCGAGGGGCTCGGCGACGAGGCCGCGGCCGCGTTCGCGGCCCTCGCCGATGCCAAGGACGATCAATCCGCCTTCGCCCGCATCGCCCGCAAATTGCTCGCGACCCTCGCGATCGCCGAGGCCGAGGCGGAAGCGAGCGAGAGCGAGGAGGGCGGCGAGGGCGCCGAGTCCCCCGATGGCCCCGAGGATAACGCGCCGCAAGCCGCCGGTGATGCCGAGAGCGAGGCCGAACAGCTCATGGGCGCGAGCGAGGAGGCCGCGGATGGGGAGGCCGGCGAGGAAGAAACCGGCGATGCCGACGAAAAAGACGGTGCGGCCGAAGGCGATGAGCGCCCCGGTGGCATGCGCCCGCCGCCGAGCGCACCGGCGGGGGCGCATGAGCCGGGCTATCACGCCTATGCCCGCGCCTTTGATGAGGAAGTCACCGCCGAGGCGCTTTGTGACGCAGACGAGCTATCGCGGCTTCGCCAACAGCTCGACCAGCAGCTCCAGCACCTGCAAGGCGTGGTCAGCAAGCTCGCCAACCGCTTGCAACGCCGTCTGCTCGCGCAGCAGACCCGCGCTTGGGAATTCGATCTCGAGGAAGGCATGCTCGATGTCGGCCGGCTCGCCCGCGTCGTCGTCAACCCGCTGCAATCGCTCTCTTACAAGCGCGAGCGCGAGACCGAATTCCGCGATACCGTGGTGACGCTTTTGATCGACAATTCCGGCTCGATGCGCGGCCGGCCGATCACGGTTGCGGCGATGTGCGGCGACATCCTCGCCCGCACGCTCGAGCGTTGCGCCGTCAAAGTCGAGATTCTCGGCTTCACGACGCGCGCCTGGAAGGGCGGGCAGAGCCGCGAGCGCTGGGTCGCCGATGGCAAGCCGCGCGATCCCGGCCGGCTCAACGATCTCCGCCACATCATTTACAAGGCCGCCGACGCGCCATGGCGGCGGGCCCGCAAGAATCTCGGCCTGATGCTGCGCGAGGGGCTTCTTAAGGAAAATATCGACGGCGAAGCGCTGCTCTGGGCCTATCGCCGCCTCGTCGTTCGGCCCGAGCACCGGCGCATCCTGATGGTGATCAGCGATGGCGCGCCGGTCGATGACAGCACGCTCTCGGTCAATCCCGGCAATTATCTCGAACGCCATCTGCGCGAGGTCATCCGCGAGATCGAGCGCGCCGGGGCGGTGGAATTGACCGCGATCGGCATCGGCCACGACGTCACCCGCTATTACCGTCGCGCGGTGACCATCGTCGATGCCGAGGAGCTGGGCGGGACGATGATGAAGAAGCTCGCCGAATTGTTCGACGAGGATGACGCCGCCGCCTGGGCGCGTGTCAGCGCGGAGCGCGCGCCGCTGGTCGCCTAG
- the cobS gene encoding cobaltochelatase subunit CobS: MNKVAAFAEARSTTPTSAIDMPDQKVAARDLFGVDIDLEVPAFSVRTEHVPDIDDTYQFDRETTLAILAGFAFNRRVMIQGYHGTGKSTHIEQVAARLNWPCIRINLDSHISRIDLIGKDAIVLKDGKQVTEFREGILPWALQHPCALVFDEYDAGRPDVMFVIQRVLEVEGKLTLLDQSRVIRPHRAFRLFSTSNTVGLGDTTGLYHGTQQINQGQMDRWNIVATLNYLPHAQETAIVMAKLGIDPADRAAKARIESMVALADLTRAGFINGDISTVMSPRTVLTWAENTEIFGDVGFAFRLTFLNKCDEAERGTVAEYYQRCFNAELPTGVAPRRGI; this comes from the coding sequence ATGAACAAGGTTGCCGCCTTCGCCGAAGCCCGCAGCACGACGCCGACCTCGGCGATCGACATGCCCGACCAGAAGGTCGCCGCGCGCGATCTCTTCGGGGTCGATATCGACCTCGAGGTGCCCGCCTTCTCGGTGCGCACCGAGCATGTCCCGGATATCGACGACACCTACCAGTTCGACCGCGAGACCACGCTCGCCATCCTCGCCGGCTTTGCCTTCAATCGCCGGGTGATGATCCAGGGCTATCACGGCACCGGCAAATCGACCCATATCGAGCAGGTCGCGGCGCGCCTCAACTGGCCTTGCATCCGCATCAATCTCGACAGCCATATCAGCCGCATCGATCTCATCGGCAAGGATGCGATCGTGCTCAAGGACGGCAAGCAGGTGACCGAGTTCCGCGAAGGCATCCTGCCCTGGGCGCTGCAGCACCCCTGCGCCCTGGTGTTCGACGAATACGACGCCGGCCGCCCCGACGTGATGTTCGTGATCCAGCGCGTGCTCGAGGTCGAGGGCAAGCTCACCCTTCTCGACCAAAGCCGGGTGATCCGTCCGCATCGCGCCTTTCGCCTGTTCTCGACCTCGAACACTGTCGGCCTCGGCGACACCACCGGGCTCTATCACGGCACCCAGCAGATCAATCAGGGCCAGATGGATCGCTGGAACATCGTCGCGACCCTCAATTATTTGCCGCACGCCCAGGAAACCGCGATCGTGATGGCGAAACTCGGCATCGATCCCGCGGATCGGGCGGCGAAGGCGCGCATTGAAAGCATGGTGGCGCTCGCCGATCTCACCCGCGCCGGCTTCATCAACGGCGATATCTCGACCGTGATGTCGCCGCGCACGGTGCTGACCTGGGCGGAAAACACCGAAATTTTCGGCGATGTCGGCTTCGCCTTTCGCCTGACCTTCCTCAACAAATGCGACGAGGCCGAACGCGGCACCGTCGCTGAGTATTATCAGCGCTGCTTCAACGCCGAACTGCCGACGGGTGTTGCGCCGCGGCGGGGGATTTGA
- the glmS gene encoding glutamine--fructose-6-phosphate transaminase (isomerizing) yields MCGIVGVIGSGAAAPLLLEALQRLAYRGYDSAGIATLVEGVIQRRRAEGKLANLAAALAASPLPGSVGIGHTRWATHGAPTEANAHPHGTERVVLVHNGIIENHAELRAELEAEGQVFETETDTETVAQLVDLHLRQGMTPIAAASASLRRLQGAYALAMIFAGHPDLIIAAQHGAPLAVGFGTAEMYVGSDALALAPFTRRIAYLRDGDWTVVTREGALFFDAAGEAVVREVKLTALSGAAIGKGEFRHFMEKELHEHPAVIGDTLHQMIDPGTRQAVLPKLPFDLAALPRAVVSACGSAFYAGLVGRYWLESIARLPTEADVASEFRYRAPPLAPGGLGLLVSQSGETADTLAALRYMKAAQQHIAAVVNVPESSMARDADAVFETVAGPEIGVASTKAFTAQLCVLACFTLALARARGTLDRQQEQALTTALLEVPGRAAEILDTHESIQRLAARIAEARDVLYLGRGACYPIALEGALKLKEISYIHAEGYAAGEMKHGPIALIDKSVPVIAIAPSGPLFEKTASNLQEAAARGGQIIVLSDSVGAAKLKGIASETIVLPGVDPFVAPILYAIPVQLLAYHVAVLKGTDVDQPRNLAKSVTVE; encoded by the coding sequence ATGTGTGGCATCGTCGGCGTGATCGGGAGTGGTGCCGCGGCGCCGCTGCTGCTCGAAGCGCTCCAGCGCCTCGCTTATCGCGGCTATGATAGCGCCGGCATCGCGACCCTGGTCGAGGGCGTGATCCAGCGCCGCCGCGCCGAGGGCAAGCTCGCCAATCTCGCCGCGGCGCTCGCGGCGTCGCCGCTTCCCGGCAGCGTCGGCATCGGCCATACCCGCTGGGCGACCCATGGCGCGCCAACCGAGGCCAATGCCCATCCGCACGGCACCGAGCGCGTCGTCCTGGTCCATAACGGCATCATCGAGAACCATGCCGAGCTGCGCGCCGAACTCGAGGCCGAGGGCCAAGTGTTCGAGACCGAGACCGATACCGAAACCGTGGCGCAACTCGTCGATCTCCATCTCCGCCAAGGCATGACGCCGATCGCCGCCGCGAGTGCCAGCCTCCGCCGCCTCCAGGGCGCCTATGCCCTGGCGATGATCTTCGCCGGCCATCCCGACCTGATCATCGCCGCCCAGCACGGCGCACCGCTCGCCGTCGGCTTCGGCACGGCGGAGATGTATGTCGGCTCGGATGCCTTGGCGCTCGCCCCCTTCACCCGCCGCATCGCCTATCTCCGTGATGGCGATTGGACGGTGGTGACGCGCGAGGGCGCCCTCTTCTTCGATGCCGCCGGCGAGGCGGTGGTGCGCGAGGTCAAGCTGACCGCGCTTTCGGGCGCGGCGATCGGCAAGGGCGAGTTCCGCCATTTCATGGAAAAGGAGCTGCACGAGCATCCGGCGGTGATCGGCGACACGCTGCATCAGATGATCGACCCCGGCACCCGCCAGGCGGTGCTGCCCAAGCTCCCCTTCGATCTCGCCGCCCTCCCGCGCGCCGTGGTCAGCGCCTGCGGCTCGGCTTTTTATGCCGGGCTGGTCGGGCGCTATTGGCTCGAAAGTATCGCCCGTCTGCCGACCGAGGCCGATGTCGCGAGCGAATTCCGCTATCGCGCGCCGCCGCTCGCCCCCGGCGGGCTCGGCCTTCTGGTCAGCCAGTCCGGCGAGACCGCCGATACCCTCGCGGCGTTGCGTTACATGAAAGCGGCGCAGCAACACATCGCCGCCGTGGTGAACGTGCCCGAAAGCAGCATGGCGCGCGATGCCGATGCGGTGTTCGAGACCGTCGCCGGGCCGGAAATCGGTGTTGCCAGCACCAAAGCGTTCACCGCCCAGCTTTGCGTCCTCGCCTGTTTCACGCTGGCGCTGGCGCGCGCCCGCGGCACCCTCGATCGCCAGCAAGAGCAGGCGCTGACCACCGCCCTGCTCGAAGTCCCAGGCCGCGCCGCCGAGATTCTCGACACCCATGAGTCCATCCAGCGCCTCGCCGCGCGCATCGCCGAAGCCCGCGACGTGCTCTATCTCGGCCGCGGCGCCTGTTACCCGATCGCCCTCGAAGGCGCGCTGAAACTCAAGGAAATCAGCTATATCCACGCCGAGGGCTATGCTGCCGGGGAAATGAAACACGGGCCCATCGCGCTCATCGACAAATCCGTGCCGGTAATCGCGATCGCGCCATCGGGGCCGCTCTTCGAAAAAACCGCATCCAACCTTCAGGAAGCGGCGGCGCGCGGCGGGCAGATCATCGTGCTCAGTGATTCCGTCGGCGCGGCGAAGCTGAAGGGCATCGCGAGCGAAACCATCGTGCTGCCCGGCGTTGACCCCTTCGTCGCGCCGATCCTCTATGCGATCCCGGTGCAGCTCCTCGCCTATCACGTCGCGGTGCTCAAAGGCACCGACGTCGATCAGCCGCGCAACCTCGCGAAATCGGTGACGGTGGAGTGA
- a CDS encoding BolA family protein, with translation MQTRAARIDAILRAAFAPETLTVTDDSARHAGHAGARPEGETHYHILMVADAFRGQSRVARARAVHAALAAEFSNGLHALALTLRTPQEHANPG, from the coding sequence ATGCAGACCCGCGCCGCTCGTATCGATGCCATCCTCCGCGCCGCCTTCGCGCCCGAGACCCTCACCGTCACCGATGACAGCGCCCGCCATGCCGGCCATGCCGGGGCGCGGCCCGAGGGCGAGACGCATTACCATATCCTGATGGTCGCCGATGCGTTTCGCGGCCAATCCCGCGTCGCCCGCGCCCGCGCCGTGCATGCGGCGCTGGCGGCGGAATTTTCAAACGGGCTGCACGCCTTGGCGCTGACCTTGCGGACGCCGCAAGAGCACGCAAATCCGGGTTGA
- a CDS encoding J domain-containing protein, protein MTRRVSRARAYAPDPAAPGRSCDHAGCPAAGEYRAPKSRRSLREYWWFCLDHVRAYNLSWDYYKGMSPGQIEAELRADLSWQRPTWPLGQGAPAGEAARARWDERRAEEILRDPLGALGARRRDAQGRETAAPAELRGPLALFDLAWPTTLKDVKQRYKQLAKRHHPDANGGDPAAAEQFKRISHAYATLRGHLAAGTLAAAE, encoded by the coding sequence ATGACGAGACGCGTTTCCCGAGCCCGGGCCTACGCGCCCGACCCGGCCGCGCCGGGCCGGAGCTGCGATCACGCCGGCTGCCCGGCGGCAGGCGAATACCGGGCCCCGAAATCCCGCCGCAGCTTGCGCGAATACTGGTGGTTCTGCCTCGACCATGTGCGCGCCTATAATCTGTCCTGGGATTACTACAAAGGCATGTCGCCGGGGCAGATCGAGGCGGAATTGCGCGCCGATCTCTCCTGGCAGCGTCCGACCTGGCCGCTCGGCCAAGGCGCCCCCGCCGGCGAGGCGGCGCGGGCGCGCTGGGATGAGCGCCGCGCCGAGGAGATTCTACGCGATCCGCTCGGCGCGCTCGGCGCCCGCCGGCGTGACGCGCAAGGACGCGAGACGGCGGCGCCGGCCGAATTGCGTGGCCCGCTCGCGCTCTTCGATCTCGCCTGGCCGACCACCCTCAAAGACGTGAAGCAGCGCTACAAACAGCTTGCCAAACGCCACCACCCCGACGCCAATGGCGGCGATCCCGCCGCCGCCGAGCAGTTCAAACGTATCAGCCATGCCTATGCGACGCTGCGCGGCCATCTCGCCGCGGGCACACTCGCGGCGGCGGAATGA